The following are encoded together in the Deltaproteobacteria bacterium genome:
- a CDS encoding NAD(P)-dependent oxidoreductase: MRVPIGSGGQTPALPGRVFVTGANGFIGRALMTRYRALGVDVRGVDVSGDAAWSVVAGDVGEAGGWQAHAAGCDLVINTVAVVSNTAPRPLYWRISVNGVRKALDAAVAGGAERFIQISSCAAFGKQFPPDADETYPVAAATGRAYDDAKGGSEHPALAAHAAGEIACTIVRPGDVYGPGSRPWVLLPLEVIRKGMFLLPAYGKGILSPTYIDDLVDGIVLAGGTSAAAGHIFSITGGVAVTCEEYFAHLCRWVKKSGRPRAYSTATVARLARIAGVLRRLTGQKSEAGPEALALLTKPATVSIAKARRVLGYEPKIDLAEGMRRTEAWLREKNLLPPESIGR, encoded by the coding sequence ATGCGAGTTCCGATCGGATCCGGCGGTCAGACGCCCGCGCTGCCGGGTCGGGTCTTCGTCACGGGCGCCAACGGATTCATCGGGCGCGCGCTGATGACCCGCTACCGCGCGCTCGGCGTCGACGTGCGCGGCGTGGACGTGAGCGGGGACGCCGCGTGGAGCGTCGTCGCGGGCGACGTGGGCGAGGCCGGGGGCTGGCAAGCGCATGCCGCGGGGTGCGACCTCGTGATCAACACCGTCGCGGTGGTGTCGAATACCGCGCCGCGGCCGCTCTACTGGCGGATCAGCGTCAACGGCGTGCGCAAAGCGCTCGATGCCGCCGTCGCGGGCGGCGCCGAGCGCTTCATCCAGATCTCCTCGTGCGCCGCCTTCGGGAAGCAGTTCCCGCCCGACGCCGATGAGACCTATCCGGTCGCGGCAGCGACCGGTCGCGCGTACGACGACGCCAAAGGCGGCAGCGAACATCCGGCGCTGGCGGCGCACGCGGCCGGTGAGATCGCCTGCACGATCGTTCGTCCGGGCGACGTCTACGGCCCCGGCTCGCGACCCTGGGTGCTTCTCCCTCTCGAGGTGATCCGCAAGGGAATGTTTCTGCTGCCGGCGTACGGCAAGGGAATCCTGAGCCCGACCTACATCGATGACCTCGTGGATGGGATCGTGCTCGCCGGGGGGACGAGTGCCGCGGCTGGACACATCTTCTCGATCACGGGCGGCGTCGCCGTGACGTGCGAGGAATACTTCGCCCATCTCTGCCGTTGGGTGAAAAAGTCCGGACGGCCGCGAGCGTACTCGACTGCGACCGTCGCGCGCCTGGCGCGCATCGCCGGCGTCCTGCGCCGGTTGACGGGCCAGAAGAGCGAAGCCGGACCCGAGGCGCTCGCGCTGCTCACGAAGCCGGCGACGGTCTCGATCGCGAAGGCGCGGCGCGTGCTCGGCTACGAGCCGAAGATCGATCTCGCCGAAGGCATGCGGCGTACGGAAGCGTGGCTACGGGAAAAAAATCTTCTCCCGCCCGAAAGCATCGGCCGGTGA
- a CDS encoding SDR family NAD(P)-dependent oxidoreductase, producing MLLSSAKVYVTGGASGIGLRVAELFAERGADVAIFDVAPGDTAARRIEGARRATSQRVHHYALDVTDPVAAERIFRAASLQSGPPDVVFHAAGVGGFSRPFAEFPAERFERMIRVNLLGTRNVAAAVLPLMRPGSKLALVASLAGLMAAYGQSGYAASKHGVVGLAGVLRVEYAQHGIDVCVVCPPEIDTPMSREDATTRPVETTAMKLFAGTLALDPTCRYMIEAVMRGRSLVVPGRRARLAWAMQKLLPRTLLDRLADRMVAKARRGDAQRRTARG from the coding sequence GTGCTGCTCTCGAGCGCGAAGGTCTACGTCACGGGCGGTGCGAGCGGGATCGGCCTGCGCGTCGCCGAGCTGTTCGCGGAGCGCGGCGCCGACGTGGCGATCTTCGACGTCGCTCCCGGCGACACCGCCGCGCGCCGGATCGAGGGCGCGCGCCGAGCGACCTCCCAACGCGTCCACCACTACGCGCTCGACGTCACCGATCCCGTGGCGGCCGAGCGGATCTTCCGCGCCGCGTCGCTCCAGTCGGGGCCACCGGACGTCGTGTTTCACGCCGCGGGCGTCGGCGGCTTCTCGCGGCCGTTCGCGGAGTTTCCCGCCGAACGGTTCGAGCGCATGATCCGGGTCAATCTCCTGGGGACCCGCAACGTCGCCGCGGCCGTGCTTCCGTTGATGCGGCCCGGATCGAAGCTCGCGCTCGTCGCATCGCTGGCCGGACTCATGGCCGCCTACGGCCAATCGGGGTACGCCGCCTCCAAGCACGGCGTCGTCGGACTCGCGGGCGTGCTGCGCGTCGAGTACGCGCAGCACGGGATCGACGTGTGCGTCGTTTGTCCCCCGGAGATCGACACGCCCATGTCGCGTGAAGACGCGACGACTCGTCCCGTGGAGACGACGGCCATGAAGCTCTTCGCGGGAACGCTGGCGCTCGACCCCACGTGTCGCTACATGATCGAGGCGGTGATGCGCGGACGGTCCCTCGTCGTCCCGGGACGCCGCGCGCGCCTCGCGTGGGCGATGCAGAAGCTGCTGCCGCGCACGTTGCTCGACCGGTTGGCCGATCGCATGGTGGCGAAGGCACGCCGCGGCGATGCGCAACGCCGTACCGCCAGAGGATGA
- the glgB gene encoding 1,4-alpha-glucan branching protein GlgB, with the protein MARARAHRPQHDPYDQGRRRESRRPFARAPALRGSRVSDTLTAAERRLAAGRHPTPHDVLGAHPATVGGIRGAVVRAFHPDTTAVEVLGPDGRATPATARGNGVFAAFLAGAAPPFSYRLRFHFPDGRTWERDDPYRFLPTLGDLDLHLFGEGTHRRLWRHLGAHRRRVEGSDGVAFAVWAPSAKRVSVVGDFCGWDGRLFPMRQLGSSGVFELFVPGVQPGALYKYEIVTPQGELRLKTDPFAAAMEREPGTASRVVADSAYAWGDDVWMRARRAHDPTRSPMAIYEVHLGSWARVPHEGNRSLGYREIAPRLARHARELGFTHVELLPIMEHPFEGSWGYQVTGYYAPAARWGVPDDFRFFVDICHQHGLGVILDWVPAHFPRDDYALRRFDGTALYEHDDPRRGEHPDWGTLIFNYGRREVANFLVANALYWLDEFHVDGLRIDAVASMLYLDYSRREGEWLPNQYGGRENLDAVAFLRDLNDTIATEQPGCCTIAEESTAWPGVTHPTNAGGLGFSLKWNMGWMHDTLGYFAREPIHRRFHHDELTFAMLYEHRERFVNPLSHDEVVHGKQSLLEKMPGDEWQKLANLRVLLAYQYTRPGKQLLFMGTELAPHHEWNHDASLDWHLGDRPSRRGLARFLAALGALYVGTPCFWRGDPDGASFAWIDCADRESSIVSYQRRDGDAHAVVVLNLTPIPRPGYRLGVPSAGRYALRLDSDAAFFGGSGHLHADVFATEPLPWQDQPQSIRLTLPPLAALVLTPA; encoded by the coding sequence ATGGCACGAGCTCGTGCACACCGCCCGCAACACGACCCGTACGATCAAGGCCGACGTCGTGAATCTCGTCGGCCATTCGCTCGTGCTCCTGCGCTACGAGGATCGCGGGTGAGCGACACGCTCACCGCGGCCGAGCGCCGCCTCGCCGCCGGTCGCCACCCGACCCCGCACGACGTCCTCGGCGCGCATCCCGCCACGGTCGGCGGCATCAGGGGCGCCGTGGTGCGCGCCTTCCATCCGGACACGACTGCGGTCGAGGTGCTCGGACCCGACGGCCGGGCGACGCCGGCGACGGCGCGCGGGAACGGCGTGTTCGCCGCCTTCCTCGCGGGCGCCGCTCCCCCCTTCTCCTATCGCCTCCGCTTCCATTTCCCAGACGGCCGCACCTGGGAGCGCGACGATCCGTATCGCTTCCTGCCGACGCTCGGCGACCTCGACCTCCACCTCTTCGGGGAGGGCACGCACCGCCGCCTGTGGCGCCATCTCGGCGCCCATCGGCGCCGCGTCGAGGGCAGCGACGGCGTCGCCTTCGCCGTCTGGGCGCCGAGCGCCAAGCGCGTCTCGGTGGTCGGGGACTTCTGCGGCTGGGACGGCCGCCTCTTTCCGATGCGCCAGCTCGGCTCCTCCGGCGTCTTCGAGCTCTTCGTCCCCGGCGTGCAGCCCGGAGCGCTCTACAAGTACGAGATCGTCACCCCGCAAGGCGAGCTCCGTCTCAAGACGGATCCCTTCGCCGCGGCGATGGAGCGTGAGCCCGGCACGGCCTCGCGCGTCGTCGCCGACAGTGCCTATGCCTGGGGCGACGACGTCTGGATGCGGGCGCGGCGCGCCCACGATCCGACGCGCAGCCCGATGGCGATCTACGAGGTCCACCTCGGGTCGTGGGCGCGCGTGCCCCATGAAGGCAACCGCTCGCTCGGCTATCGCGAGATCGCCCCGCGTCTCGCGAGACACGCGCGCGAGCTCGGCTTCACGCACGTCGAGCTCCTGCCGATCATGGAGCATCCGTTCGAGGGCTCGTGGGGCTATCAGGTGACGGGCTACTACGCGCCGGCGGCGCGCTGGGGCGTACCGGACGACTTCCGCTTCTTCGTCGACATCTGCCACCAGCACGGCCTCGGCGTCATCCTCGACTGGGTTCCGGCGCACTTTCCGCGCGACGACTACGCACTCCGCCGCTTCGACGGGACGGCGCTCTACGAGCACGACGACCCGCGGCGCGGCGAGCACCCCGACTGGGGCACGCTCATCTTCAACTACGGCCGGCGCGAGGTCGCGAACTTCCTGGTCGCCAACGCCCTCTACTGGCTCGACGAGTTTCACGTCGACGGCCTCCGCATCGACGCCGTCGCCTCGATGCTCTATCTCGACTACAGCCGCCGCGAGGGCGAGTGGCTGCCGAACCAGTACGGCGGGCGCGAGAACCTCGACGCGGTGGCCTTCCTCCGCGACCTGAACGACACGATCGCCACGGAGCAGCCGGGCTGTTGCACGATCGCCGAGGAGTCGACGGCATGGCCCGGCGTCACGCACCCGACCAACGCCGGCGGTCTCGGGTTCTCGCTCAAGTGGAACATGGGCTGGATGCACGACACGCTCGGCTATTTCGCGCGCGAACCGATCCATCGCCGCTTCCACCACGACGAGCTCACCTTCGCAATGCTCTACGAGCACCGCGAGCGCTTCGTGAACCCGCTCTCGCACGACGAGGTCGTGCACGGGAAGCAATCGTTGCTCGAGAAGATGCCCGGCGACGAGTGGCAGAAGCTCGCGAATCTTCGCGTGCTCCTCGCGTATCAGTACACCCGGCCCGGAAAGCAGCTGCTGTTCATGGGAACCGAGCTCGCGCCCCACCACGAATGGAATCACGACGCGAGCCTCGACTGGCACCTCGGGGACCGGCCGTCCCGCCGCGGCCTCGCGCGTTTCCTCGCCGCGCTCGGCGCGCTCTACGTGGGCACCCCGTGCTTCTGGCGCGGCGACCCCGACGGCGCGTCGTTCGCCTGGATCGACTGTGCCGACCGCGAATCCTCGATCGTGAGCTATCAGCGCCGCGACGGCGACGCGCACGCCGTCGTGGTGCTGAACCTGACGCCCATCCCCCGCCCGGGATATCGGCTCGGCGTGCCGAGCGCCGGCCGCTACGCGCTCCGACTCGACAGCGACGCCGCCTTCTTCGGCGGCTCGGGCCACCTCCACGCCGACGTCTTCGCCACCGAGCCGCTGCCCTGGCAGGACCAGCCGCAATCGATCCGACTGACGTTGCCACCGCTCGCGGCGCTCGTCCTCACGCCGGCATGA
- a CDS encoding thiamine pyrophosphate-binding protein → MGDISVGELLIRSLAAEGIELMCGIIDGAHIPMVVHTAKYGIRYVNTRHEEAAVHLAEGYARIARKPSVVIGNPACGTGNMLAGLVSAHGEGHPVLAIGTLRSRVRTDPNRGGAWQAADTEAMARPITKYSATIRQWERVPEMVRAAFRAALTGRPGPAFLAIPDELLATMIDEAHAPAVFPAARYRVTDMGAGDPAQVERAAEALMHAKRPFIHAGKGVLWSDGAAELLALAEHLAAGMSATLGARGVVPENHPHYFHPFDLAGVGKARSEADVILVVGARLGEYDSWGMPPTWGTPARQTTVQIDADPMSIGLNRPVDIAVVADAKKALAALLARIRDKAPARQEMAGLAEYREQSATTIMKGIEYLAHPGATGLNPGQMVLAIREFFPPDAVTVLDGGNTTLTGVAYHPILTPHSFLYSVKMGYLGTGLPFALGAKLAAPDRPVCTITGDGAFGFNVMELETAVREQLPIIVVVAVDNAWGMEKTAFNAQGFGPSDWAERGIDMGAVRYDGIAEMMGCHGAYVRTQDELRPALERALAARKPAVLHVEVDRDLNTTPPGYEQFRKARNTAVY, encoded by the coding sequence ATGGGAGACATCAGCGTCGGCGAGCTGCTCATTCGAAGCCTTGCGGCAGAAGGCATCGAATTGATGTGCGGCATCATTGACGGCGCCCACATACCGATGGTCGTGCACACGGCCAAGTACGGAATCCGCTACGTGAACACGCGTCACGAAGAAGCCGCGGTCCACCTCGCCGAAGGCTATGCCAGGATCGCGCGCAAACCTTCGGTCGTGATCGGCAATCCCGCCTGCGGCACCGGCAACATGCTCGCGGGTCTGGTCAGTGCCCACGGCGAAGGCCATCCCGTGCTCGCCATCGGAACGTTGCGCAGCCGGGTGCGAACCGACCCCAACCGGGGTGGGGCGTGGCAGGCGGCCGACACCGAGGCGATGGCACGTCCGATCACGAAGTACAGCGCCACCATCCGGCAGTGGGAGCGCGTCCCCGAGATGGTCCGCGCGGCCTTTCGTGCGGCGCTCACGGGTCGTCCGGGTCCCGCCTTTCTCGCGATCCCCGACGAGCTGCTCGCCACGATGATCGACGAAGCGCACGCGCCGGCCGTCTTCCCCGCCGCCCGCTATCGCGTGACCGACATGGGAGCGGGGGATCCCGCGCAGGTGGAGCGCGCCGCGGAAGCGCTGATGCATGCGAAACGGCCGTTCATCCATGCGGGCAAGGGGGTTCTCTGGTCCGATGGCGCCGCCGAGCTTCTGGCGCTCGCCGAACATCTCGCCGCGGGCATGAGCGCCACACTCGGCGCACGCGGCGTGGTGCCCGAGAATCATCCGCACTATTTCCACCCCTTCGATCTCGCCGGCGTGGGGAAGGCGCGCAGCGAGGCCGACGTGATTCTCGTCGTAGGCGCACGGCTCGGCGAATACGACTCGTGGGGCATGCCGCCGACGTGGGGGACGCCGGCGCGGCAGACGACGGTCCAGATCGATGCCGATCCGATGTCGATCGGGCTCAACCGCCCGGTGGACATCGCCGTGGTCGCGGACGCCAAGAAGGCGCTGGCGGCGCTGCTCGCCAGGATCCGGGACAAGGCTCCCGCGCGGCAAGAGATGGCGGGCCTCGCCGAGTATCGCGAGCAGTCCGCCACGACCATCATGAAGGGCATCGAGTACCTCGCACACCCCGGCGCGACCGGGCTCAACCCCGGACAGATGGTGCTCGCCATCCGCGAGTTCTTTCCGCCCGACGCCGTCACGGTCCTCGACGGCGGCAATACGACGCTGACCGGCGTCGCCTATCACCCGATCCTGACGCCCCACAGCTTTCTCTACTCGGTCAAGATGGGATACCTCGGCACGGGCCTGCCTTTCGCGCTCGGCGCGAAGCTCGCGGCCCCGGACCGCCCGGTTTGTACGATCACCGGGGACGGCGCTTTCGGGTTCAACGTGATGGAGCTCGAGACGGCCGTTCGCGAGCAGTTGCCGATCATCGTGGTCGTCGCCGTCGACAACGCGTGGGGCATGGAGAAGACGGCCTTCAACGCGCAGGGATTCGGTCCGAGCGATTGGGCCGAGCGCGGTATCGACATGGGGGCGGTGCGCTACGACGGCATCGCGGAGATGATGGGTTGCCACGGTGCATACGTCCGAACGCAGGACGAGCTCCGCCCGGCGCTCGAGCGCGCGCTGGCGGCGCGCAAGCCCGCCGTGCTGCACGTCGAGGTCGATCGCGATCTCAACACGACGCCGCCCGGCTACGAGCAGTTCCGCAAGGCGAGAAACACGGCCGTGTACTGA
- the malQ gene encoding 4-alpha-glucanotransferase: MATPRPALRRLAARLGVLPRYVDTSGLVRHTSDRTAEALVAALGHDASTEAEAVHAARLLAARAAVALAPTRVCGPTAARRLPVTLPAAHQRRHGEWHVELTDERGDRTTASGYVRGRRAKASMGLPFTPPLGYHRLRLTLRARGAPDVTAAQTLIVVPPRCPLPRARLGSRGVFGLLANLYAIESARNWGAGDFGDLATLADFAGEIGAAFVGVNPLHALRNARREISPYNPVSRLYRNPLYLDVEAVPEIADTPGVARALGGRAMRERLDHLRGGARVDYAGVMAVKAPVIAALYRTFARLHGGADTARGRAYRRYCREEGPALRDFATYVALEEHLAATAGRDWRRWPRAYRDPGSPAVEAFRVRHAAAVERAQWVQFELDRQLATVAARARRARLAIGVYQDVALGSAARGADAWAFPGRFVLDGTSLGAPPDGLAPAGQNWGLPPLDPHALRRDGYAYWTRLLRSAFRHAGALRIDHVLGLFRQFWIPPRRPGTEGAYVRFPADDLLGILALESTRAGALVIGEDLGTVPPGLPERLHRVGALSTRVLLFSRDRRGAFLPASRYPRQALLGANTHDMVPLAGWTAGRDLVLRRRHGQLRNARALAVARRERRGAVAALRMLLVDAGLWPPDHPADGADPAFRGAVHAFLCRTRSALVGIAFDDLAGAVDPVNLPGVDLDHYPSWSRRPGLPLERLATEPAVARALADTARRRR, translated from the coding sequence ATGGCGACGCCGCGCCCCGCACTCCGACGACTCGCCGCGCGCCTCGGCGTCCTCCCGCGCTACGTCGACACGAGCGGCCTCGTACGTCACACCTCGGATCGTACGGCCGAGGCGCTCGTCGCGGCCCTCGGCCACGATGCCTCGACCGAAGCGGAGGCCGTACACGCCGCCCGGCTCCTCGCCGCGCGCGCCGCCGTGGCGCTCGCGCCGACTCGCGTCTGCGGGCCCACGGCGGCGCGCCGGCTGCCGGTGACGCTTCCCGCAGCGCATCAGCGGCGTCACGGGGAATGGCACGTCGAGCTCACCGACGAACGCGGCGACCGCACCACCGCGTCGGGATACGTCCGCGGACGTCGCGCCAAGGCATCGATGGGACTGCCCTTCACGCCGCCGCTCGGGTACCACCGCCTGCGCCTCACGCTCCGCGCGCGCGGCGCGCCCGACGTGACCGCCGCGCAGACGCTGATCGTCGTGCCGCCGCGCTGTCCGCTGCCGCGGGCGCGACTCGGCAGCCGCGGCGTATTCGGCCTGCTCGCGAATCTCTACGCGATCGAGAGCGCCCGCAACTGGGGCGCCGGCGACTTCGGCGACCTCGCGACGCTCGCCGACTTCGCCGGCGAGATCGGCGCCGCGTTCGTCGGCGTGAATCCGCTGCACGCCCTCCGCAACGCGCGCCGCGAGATCAGCCCGTACAACCCCGTGAGCCGACTCTACCGGAACCCGCTCTACCTCGACGTCGAGGCCGTGCCCGAGATCGCCGACACGCCGGGCGTCGCGCGCGCCCTCGGCGGCCGCGCGATGCGCGAGCGCCTCGATCACCTCCGCGGCGGGGCGCGCGTCGACTACGCGGGCGTGATGGCCGTGAAGGCCCCGGTGATCGCGGCGCTCTACCGCACCTTCGCGCGCCTCCACGGCGGGGCGGACACGGCGCGCGGACGCGCGTACCGCCGCTACTGCCGCGAGGAAGGTCCCGCCCTCCGCGACTTCGCTACGTACGTCGCGCTCGAGGAGCACCTCGCCGCGACCGCCGGCCGCGACTGGCGCCGCTGGCCCCGCGCCTACCGCGACCCGGGGTCGCCGGCGGTCGAAGCGTTCCGGGTACGTCATGCCGCGGCGGTCGAGCGGGCACAGTGGGTGCAGTTCGAGCTCGACCGCCAGCTGGCCACGGTCGCCGCGCGCGCCCGGCGCGCGCGGCTCGCGATCGGCGTCTACCAGGACGTCGCGCTCGGCTCGGCGGCCCGCGGCGCGGACGCGTGGGCATTCCCCGGACGCTTCGTGCTCGACGGCACGAGCCTCGGCGCGCCGCCGGACGGCCTCGCGCCCGCCGGCCAGAACTGGGGCTTGCCGCCGCTCGATCCGCACGCGCTCCGACGCGACGGCTACGCGTACTGGACGCGGCTCCTGCGGTCGGCGTTCCGCCACGCGGGCGCCCTCCGCATCGATCACGTCCTCGGCCTCTTCCGGCAGTTCTGGATCCCGCCGCGGCGCCCCGGCACGGAAGGTGCCTACGTGCGGTTCCCCGCCGATGATCTTCTCGGCATCCTCGCGCTCGAGAGCACCCGCGCCGGAGCGCTCGTGATCGGCGAGGATCTCGGCACCGTCCCGCCCGGTCTCCCGGAACGTCTCCACCGCGTCGGCGCGCTCTCGACCCGCGTCCTGCTCTTCTCGCGCGACCGGCGGGGCGCGTTCCTGCCGGCATCGAGATATCCCCGTCAGGCCCTTCTCGGCGCAAACACGCACGACATGGTGCCGCTCGCGGGCTGGACCGCGGGACGCGACCTCGTGCTCCGCCGCCGCCACGGTCAGCTGCGGAACGCGCGCGCGCTCGCAGTCGCGCGGCGCGAGCGGCGTGGAGCGGTCGCGGCGCTCCGGATGCTGCTCGTCGATGCCGGGCTCTGGCCGCCCGACCACCCCGCCGACGGGGCCGACCCGGCGTTCCGCGGCGCCGTCCATGCCTTCCTCTGTCGCACGCGGAGCGCGCTCGTCGGCATCGCGTTCGACGATCTGGCCGGAGCGGTCGATCCCGTGAACCTCCCCGGCGTCGACCTCGACCACTATCCGAGCTGGAGCCGCCGTCCGGGCCTCCCGCTCGAGCGCCTCGCGACGGAGCCCGCGGTCGCGCGGGCTTTGGCGGATACGGCGCGCCGCCGCCGCTGA